From a region of the Impatiens glandulifera chromosome 4, dImpGla2.1, whole genome shotgun sequence genome:
- the LOC124935009 gene encoding keratin, type II cytoskeletal 2 epidermal-like, translating into MALIALRKPKRSWLRFLRAEREIIEEEQDKAAKVAEKDQPEQSMQIHTNFEPIQSMAAESQENSSNEESSTEGNKHLKSMTYVLSSLQKNMIKALNTQEEERKDFAEIINVLTELDNTMKKNTRQSKMMDLERHINDDRHKETLDEFSLVKNQMVEIQGYLRRNDSERQEFADSIERKFQAKENAKANAERDQSRITQGESSRRSDGVSIGTRSRRAARNYDNPRSTKRGGGRSGGDRGGRSSGGGCSRLSGVDQGGRATSGNRGGRSSGSGRGGRSFPPFLNMLTGQDMSPNDPRFKREEQ; encoded by the exons ATGGCGCTAATTGCTTTG AGGAAGCCCAAGAGAAGCTGGCTAAG ATTTTTGAGAGCAGAAAGGGAAATAATCGAAGAAGAGCAAGATAAAGCTGCTAAGGTAGCTGAGAAGGATCAACCTGAGCAATCCATGCAGATTCATACAAATTTTGAACCGattcaaagtatggcagcagagtctcaagagaattcatcaaatgaagaatcCTCTACTGAGGGTAACAAGCATTTAAAATCTATGACTTATgtgctctcatctcttcagaagaacatgataaaggCCTTGAACAcccaggaagaagaaagaaaggactTTGCCGAAATTATCAATGTTCTTACTGAATTGGATAACACtatgaagaagaacac CCGTCAATCTAAAATGATGGATCTtgaaaggcacatcaatgatgacCGTCATAAGGAAACTTTGGATGAATttagtctggtgaagaatcagatggtggaaattcaaggCTATTTAAGAAGAAATGATAGTGAACGACAAGAATTTGCTGACTCTATTgaaaggaagtttcaagcaaaggagaacgCAAAAGCTAATGCTGAAAGAGATCAATCTCGAATCACCCAAGgcgagtcaagtagaagaagtgaCGGTGTGTCAATCGGCACTAGATCCAGACGAGCCGCAAGAAACTATGATAATCCTAGgtcaaccaagagaggtggaggtcgaagcggtggtgatcgtggaggaCGAAGTAGTGGTGGTGGTTGTAGTAGGCTATCTGGTGTTGATCAAGGAGGTCGTGCCACTAGTGGTAATCGTGGTGGTAGatcaagtggaagcggtcgtggtggtcgcagcTTTCCTCCTTTTCTCAACATGTTAACCGGACAAGACATGAGCCCAAACGATCCTCGATTTAAAAgagaagaacaataa